From Schistocerca americana isolate TAMUIC-IGC-003095 chromosome 9, iqSchAmer2.1, whole genome shotgun sequence, the proteins below share one genomic window:
- the LOC124550765 gene encoding piggyBac transposable element-derived protein 4-like, with translation MYVVTHNVIFFLEDEIDDSLSSDEDENDVEGVASNPAAVPYPKDSEWTAVDTYRPLPVNTTPRQILVDIDESSSVLDCSKVFLTDSDVNELKRQTNLYASQTIQKKRRGNNLKPHSVLSSWKPVTISEMRRFLGIIFHMCVSKKPKIADHWSTNPVLSCNFCPHVMSRLRFTQILSCLHLVDNSNQKKPGEDGFHPLYKVLPYYNNLKERCIQAYRPSEKVTIDEGICPFRGRVSFRVYMQNKPHKYGLKVYAVAEASSGYVVNFEVYAGKHIVDNSSSAVILRLLSDSSLLNKGHTVYLDRFYSSPELFQQLAEKGTGAVGTVNKSRKGLPKDLVSAKLKKGEMSFRRKDNVLAMKWKDKRDVYTLSTRHQATFGTHTKRNGSVVLKPLQVLDYNLNKIGVDIGDQRLQYNPFQHRTVKWWRKLYFHLLLMGVSNAFWLYNAVHRKKITITDFITVLAVQLVEDDTLEFIPRNEGTVGRLTKRHFLQHIPATTKKYAARVCHVCSSRSKKQSGKASRKETRYECEQCGVALCLEPCFKIFHTKKQYDSV, from the coding sequence atgtatgtagttacacataatgtgatattctttttagaagacgagattgatgacagtttgtcttcagatgaagacgagaatgatgttgaaggtgttgcttcaaatccagcagctgtgccgtatccgaaagacagtgagtggactgcagttgacacctaccgacctctgcctgtcaacacgacacccaggcagatactagtggatattgatgagtcgagttctgtactggattgcagtaaagtgttccttactgacagtgacgtaaatgaactcaagagacagacaaatttgtatgcatcacagacaatacagaagaaaagaagaggaaataatctgaagccccattcagttttgagttcgtggaagccagtgactataagtgagatgaggcgtttcttgggtattattttccacatgtgtgtttcgaaaaagccaaaaattgcggaccattggagcactaatcctgttcttagttgtaacttttgtccccatgtcatgagccgtttgcgtttcactcagatactgtcatgcttgcatcttgttgacaattcaaatcagaaaaaaccaggcgaagatggatttcatccactttacaaagttttgccatattataataatttgaaggagcgatgtatccaggcatatcgtccctcagaaaaagtgacaattgatgaaggaatttgcccatttcgaggtcgtgtgagtttccgtgtttacatgcaaaataagcctcataagtatggactgaaagtatatgctgttgctgaagccagtagtggctatgttgtaaattttgaagtttatgctggtaagcatattgttgacaattcttcgtctgcggttattttgcgattgttgtctgacagcagcttgctgaacaaaggccacactgtgtatttagatcgattttattccagtccagagctatttcagcaactggcagagaaaggcactggagctgttggtactgtgaacaaatccaggaaaggattgcctaaagatttagtatctgctaagctgaaaaagggcgaaatgtcttttcggcgtaaagataatgtattggcaatgaagtggaaagataagagagatgtgtatacattgtctacaaggcatcaagcaacatttggtacgcatactaagagaaatgggtctgtagtattgaaaccacttcaggtacttgattacaacctcaataaaattggagtggatattggagaccaacgcctgcagtacaatccgttccagcacagaactgtgaaatggtggcgaaaattatatttccatttgctgcttatgggagtatcaaatgcattttggctgtacaatgcagtgcacaggaagaaaattacaataacagactttataacagtgcttgcagttcagcttgttgaagacgacacacttgaattcattccaagaaatgaaggaactgtaggtcggctaacaaagagacattttttgcagcacatacctgcaactactaagaagtatgctgctcgtgtgtgtcacgtgtgcagttccaggagcaagaaacagagtggcaaggcttctcgcaaagagacacgatacgaatgtgaacagtgtggcgttgcactctgcctggaaccttgctttaaaattttccacactaaaaaacaatatgattctgtgtga